One bacterium genomic region harbors:
- the glgP gene encoding alpha-glucan family phosphorylase gives WDHATIALFRRLDGDLWERSGHNPIRMLGEISQERLLVVAEDEAFLAHMDRVKRDLDEYVSGVGTWHRKTFGPADQPLVAYFSMEFGLTECLPIYSGGLGVLAGDHLKSASDLGVPLVGVGLLYQKGYFRQYLTADGWQQERYPVNDFHLMPVQEELDASGKPVYVSVDLAGRETKIKLWRVQVGRVRLVLLDTNIPENPQDLQDVTDELYGGDLETRIRQEIVLGIGGVRALEALGLRPRTYHMNEGHCAFQGVERIRRLVRERGLSFGEARELVAASSIFTTHTPVAAGFDVFPPDLMERYFRGWTTGSGITRDEAFALGRIWPGEVNAGFNMAVLAIRTAGYVNAVSRLHGDVSRRMFRDLWPGTPDDELPIGYVTNGVHPGSWISDDMRSLYDRYLGPRWAEEPGDTMVWLRGVEIPGEELWRTHERRRERLVGFARRRVAAQLKARGAGAASVAQAAELLDPEALTIGFGRRFATYKRATLILSDPERLAKILNAPGRPVQIIFAGKAHPKDDQGKTLIREIVQLAARPEFRRRIVFLEDYDAVVARYMLQGVDVWLNTPRRPMEASGTSGMKAAFNGALNLSVLDGWWEEGWTPTTGWAIGRGEEYADAAEQDRVEAGQLYELLEREVSPLFYDRGVDGLPRRWIDLMKNAMTALCPVFNTNRMVHQYTVEGYHPAGKRRERLEADEGLRAKALAAWRAKARAAWPQVHVAKVEAPVSDELRVGDTVPVRALVRLGPLAPEDVTVEVYAGRVDEAGQIVGAKTWEMKATGATEGDGTEFRAAVSCPMSGRIGLTVRVLAQHEDLAHAHDTGLIVWS, from the coding sequence TGGGACCACGCGACGATCGCCCTCTTCCGGCGCCTCGACGGCGACCTGTGGGAGCGGAGCGGCCACAACCCGATCCGCATGCTCGGCGAGATCTCCCAGGAGCGGCTGCTCGTCGTCGCCGAGGACGAGGCGTTCCTCGCCCACATGGACCGCGTGAAGCGGGACCTCGACGAGTACGTCTCCGGCGTCGGGACGTGGCACCGCAAGACGTTCGGCCCGGCCGACCAGCCGCTGGTCGCCTACTTCTCGATGGAATTCGGGCTGACGGAGTGCCTGCCGATCTACTCCGGCGGCCTCGGCGTCCTCGCCGGCGACCACCTCAAGTCGGCCTCCGACCTCGGCGTGCCGCTCGTCGGCGTCGGCCTGCTCTACCAGAAGGGGTACTTCCGCCAGTACCTGACCGCGGACGGCTGGCAGCAGGAGCGGTACCCGGTCAACGACTTCCACCTCATGCCGGTGCAGGAGGAGCTCGACGCGTCGGGCAAGCCGGTCTACGTCTCGGTCGATCTCGCCGGTCGCGAGACGAAGATCAAGCTCTGGCGGGTGCAGGTCGGGCGCGTGCGGCTGGTCCTGCTCGACACCAACATCCCCGAGAACCCGCAGGATCTGCAGGACGTCACCGACGAGCTGTACGGCGGCGACCTCGAGACGCGCATCCGCCAGGAGATCGTCCTCGGCATCGGCGGCGTCCGCGCGCTGGAGGCGCTCGGGCTGCGGCCGCGCACCTACCACATGAACGAAGGGCACTGCGCCTTCCAGGGCGTCGAGCGGATACGCCGGCTGGTCCGCGAGCGCGGGCTGTCGTTCGGCGAGGCGCGGGAGCTGGTCGCGGCGAGCTCGATCTTCACCACGCACACGCCGGTCGCCGCGGGGTTCGACGTTTTCCCGCCCGACCTGATGGAGCGGTACTTCCGCGGCTGGACGACCGGCTCGGGCATCACGCGCGACGAGGCGTTCGCCCTCGGGCGGATCTGGCCGGGGGAGGTCAACGCCGGCTTCAACATGGCGGTCCTGGCGATCCGCACCGCCGGCTACGTCAACGCCGTCAGCCGGCTGCACGGCGACGTCTCGCGCCGGATGTTCCGCGACCTCTGGCCGGGAACGCCGGACGACGAACTGCCGATCGGCTACGTGACGAACGGCGTCCATCCCGGTTCGTGGATCAGCGACGACATGCGCAGTCTCTACGACCGTTACCTCGGGCCGCGCTGGGCGGAGGAGCCGGGGGACACGATGGTCTGGCTGCGCGGGGTCGAGATCCCCGGCGAGGAGCTGTGGCGCACGCACGAGCGGCGCCGCGAGCGGCTCGTCGGTTTCGCGCGCCGGCGCGTCGCGGCGCAGCTCAAGGCGCGCGGCGCCGGGGCGGCGAGCGTCGCGCAGGCCGCGGAACTGCTCGATCCGGAGGCGCTGACGATCGGCTTCGGCCGGCGGTTCGCGACCTACAAGCGGGCGACGTTGATCCTCTCCGACCCGGAGCGGCTGGCGAAGATCCTCAACGCGCCGGGGCGGCCGGTGCAGATCATCTTCGCCGGGAAGGCCCATCCGAAGGACGATCAAGGCAAGACGCTGATCCGCGAGATCGTGCAGCTCGCCGCGCGGCCGGAGTTCCGCCGGCGGATCGTCTTCCTCGAGGACTACGACGCGGTCGTCGCCCGCTACATGCTGCAGGGGGTGGACGTCTGGCTGAACACGCCGCGCCGGCCGATGGAGGCCTCCGGCACCTCGGGGATGAAGGCGGCGTTCAACGGCGCCCTCAACCTCTCCGTGCTCGACGGCTGGTGGGAGGAGGGCTGGACGCCGACGACGGGGTGGGCGATCGGGCGCGGCGAGGAGTACGCCGACGCCGCGGAGCAGGACCGCGTCGAGGCCGGCCAGCTCTACGAACTGCTCGAGCGCGAGGTGTCGCCGCTCTTCTACGACCGCGGGGTGGACGGTCTGCCGCGCCGCTGGATCGACCTGATGAAGAACGCGATGACCGCCCTCTGCCCGGTCTTCAACACCAACCGCATGGTCCACCAGTACACGGTGGAGGGCTACCATCCGGCGGGGAAGCGCCGCGAGCGCTTGGAGGCCGACGAGGGCCTCCGCGCCAAGGCGCTCGCCGCGTGGCGCGCCAAGGCGCGCGCCGCCTGGCCGCAGGTCCACGTGGCGAAGGTCGAGGCGCCGGTCTCCGACGAACTGCGCGTGGGCGACACCGTTCCGGTGCGGGCCCTCGTGCGGCTCGGGCCGCTCGCGCCGGAGGACGTCACCGTCGAGGTCTACGCCGGACGGGTCGACGAGGCGGGACAGATCGTCGGCGCCAAGACCTGGGAGATGAAGGCGACCGGCGCGACGGAAGGGGACGGAACGGAGTTCCGGGCGGCGGTCTCCTGCCCGATGAGCGGACGGATCGGCCTGACGGTCCGCGTGCTCGCGCAGCACGAGGATCTGGCCCACGCCCACGACACCGGCCTGATCGTCTGGAGCTGA